The genomic DNA GGGCGCGAGTTTTTCCACGGACTTGAGCTCCACGACCACGCCACCTTCCACGACCAGGTCAGTGGGGAGTGCGGAAACCTTCCTCGAACATCATCCCTCCTCGTTCTCCGCGCCTCCGCGTGAGTCTCGTCCGCCGGTTGACCGGGCGGCATCTTCGACATTGGATTCGTTGAGGCTCATGGCTGGGATTGGTTCACGCGGAGGCGCGGGGACGCGGAGATGGGGAGATCGTTGACGATGCGATGAAGCCCTTCTTTGAGCGTCGCGGCTCCGAAGTTGATGAGCAGGCCGACGGTGAGGTTCATCAGGCGGAGATAAGTCAG from Verrucomicrobiota bacterium includes the following:
- a CDS encoding GxxExxY protein translates to LTYLRLMNLTVGLLINFGAATLKEGLHRIVNDLPISASPRLRVNQSQP